The genomic interval CATGATGCGTTCTATCTTCTTTCGGATCTGGGCAGAGCTTTCACTGACATAATCGTTGGTAATAATGGCAAACGACATGAGTTCGCCGGATTTGTTATAATAGTAGCCGGAATAATTCATGACCCGTTCGAGTGTTCCTGTTTTAGCCCGTATATTCCCGGCTGCGGCTGTTCCTTTGCCTATATTTTTCATAGTACCCGATACACCGGCCACAGGCAATGAGTTATATAAGGGTGCAAAAATGGAATCTTTGGCGCACCAGTTTAATATATCAGTAAGCGTAGTAGCCCGGATAACATTAGTACGTGAAAGGCCACTTCCATCGCGCATAAAAAAACCATCGGTATGAATGCCTTTCTCTTTCCAGAACTTTACAATCGCCTCTGTTCCGCTGAATGTAGTACCATCTTTAAAGATATTTACGCCCAGGAGTTTTGCCATGGCTTCTGCATAGAGATTCATGCTTTTTAGGTTGGTTTCCTCTACAATGGCAGAAAGGGGAGGAGATAGGTGTGCAAAAATCGGCTTGCGGTCTGTATTGATTTTCGTTTTCCGCATGCGTAAAAGCCTGGTAGAAATAGCCATCTGACTTACCTTAATGCCTTTTTGAGTGAGTTTCTGCTGAAGTAAACCGGCACAGAATGTTACAGGATCTGGCAAGGACCCTCTGATATCAAATTCATTTACGCCAGCCGGAATGGTGCCCTGAATCTGCCGTAAATAGGTATAAGGAGCGCCATAAATATAGGCATTATCGCCAGAACCAGCTTTACCGGTAGTTACTTCATTGATTATTTCTAACTGTTGCATAGGGGGCACTATACGCAGAATTCTGGCCGGATCACCTATTTTAGCCCCAGGTTTGAAATAGAGGGTATATAAGTTATCATTAATATTTAATCCATACACAGGTGCGCCATAATAATTTCCTATATCAGACCATACCCATCCGCCCGGTGTTACGTTATCGTTATACATATCTCCATCTCCAATCACCGCCCCATTTACCTGGGTAATGCCAGCCTCCTTAATCTTATCTGCCCATACCTCCATCAATGGGCCGGTTGCCAGACTGCCTTTCACCTTATCAGAACCCAGTACCGGATCTCCACCTCCCAGAATATAAATATTCCCTTTCAATACGCCATCTGTACCTAATACGCCATCATATTGTAATTCTGTTTTGAAAGTATACCCGGCACCAAGTACTGCCAGTGCGGTAGCCGTAGTGACTAATTTCAGATTAGAAGCAATGATTACACTTTTGTCACCATTGAATTCGTATATGACTTTGCCTGTTTTGGATGATTTGAGCGAAAATGCAACTTGTCCATGTTTAATTGCCGGATCGTTAGCCAGGTCTTGTACAGCCGTTTGCAGATCACTCAGTGAAACAGCAACAGGCGGTTTTGAAGGAGTATCATTTTCGGGTGTCTGGGCACAGGCACAGATCAGAACAAAGGCCATACAACTATAACTGGCCAGTCGTTGAAAGGGAAAGCGCATAAGGAAATCTAATAATTTTTATGTATCATACGAATTTTGTACAGGTTTTATGCAAAAAATACTCAAGCACTATTTAAAGCGCCTCACCAACTTAAGTTCGAGCAATAAATCGCTGTTGCTGCTCACTTTGCCTGCCGGCCAGTTTTTTGATCTGAACGAACTTGATTTTTTAAACAATAAACCTTCCTTTGAGCTTATTGCTCAGCTGATTGCCGGAAAAGAAAGCATCTATTTGTGTGATGGACAAGACAGCCGTTTTGACAAAGTAAATGAAGCCAGTACCATATTAAAAAAAATCGACCGTACCGAAAATTTTATTGAAGAAGAACGGGGTGCCCGTGATTTATATGTGGGCTATCCGATGATCCGGGGCAAACTTTCCGATGGAACACTCATCCGCTGCCCTTTGCTGTTTTTTCCGGTAAGCCTGGAATTGCGGCAGAACCGCTGGATGCTTTTGCAGCGAACCGAAGAAGAAATTACGCTCAATAAAAGTTTTTTGCTCGCCTATGCGTATTTTAATAACGTAACTATATCCGATGAGTGGATTGAAACGGGTTTTGCTGATTTTAATGCAGATAGCCGGATATTTCGTACCCAACTCTATGAATTGCTCAAACAAAGTCCGCTGGAAATAAACTTTAATCAGGATTTATTTACGGATAAACTTCAGTCATTTCAACGGTTTTTAAAAGCAGACTTTGAGGCCCAGGAAAAAACCGGCGAACTTAAATTATTTCCGGAGGCAGTTTTGGGCATTTTTCCGCAGGCTGGTTCTTACCTGGTGCCCGATTACCAGATTCTCTTGCAGCAGAATGAGGTTCAAAGCCTGGAAGAGTTTTTTCTCACCAAACGCCAGGATACCACTACTGCATTACCTATTAAGGAAGAACATACCTTTACCCCTTTTGCCATAGATGCTTCACAGGAGAATGCCATTAAGGCTATTAAAAGCGGCCAGTCGATGGTAATCCAGGGTCCTCCAGGAACCGGAAAATCGCAGTTGATCTGTAACCTGATCGCCGATTATATAGCCAGGGGTAAAAAAGTATTGCTGGTGTGCCAGAAAAGAGTAGCTCTGGATGTAGTATACGACCGTTTGAAAGAATCTGGCTTAGCACAGTTTTCGGCTTTAGTACACGATTTTAAACACGACCGCAAAGCCATTTATGAGCAGATTGTATCGCAAATTGATAAAATAGACGCCTATAAAGAGCAGAATAATAGCCTGGATGCCATTTTTCTGGAACGCACCTTTTTACAGGAAAGCCGCCAGATCGATAAATTATCGCAGGAACTGGAAGAATTCCGGCAGGCGTTATTCGATGCTGCTGAATGCGGATTGTCGGTAAAGGAACTCTACCTAACCAGCGATATTACGGAGCCGCATCTTCCCCTGGATACCAACTACAGGCACTTTACTTTCGAAAATCTTTCTGATTTTTTGCAAAAATTAGGTTATTACCAGGCTTATGCCCGGCAGTTTGAAACGCAGGATTATCCGTTGAAAGACCGTATCTTCTTCATCAATTTTTCTTATACTGACCTGAGTGCTATCATACAAGCTATTTCGCAGGTATATCCTTTCAAACAAAAAATAGAACAGGAAACAGAGAAAATCTGCGGTAAACCATTGTCCATTGATCAAACAGAAGCTTTGCAAACACAGGTGGAATCATTGCAAGCTTTTCTACATCTTTTTCAGAACCAGACTCAGTGGGATGTATTTCTGCAACTGCTTTCAAGCCGGAATCAGAAAGCTGGTGATGCAAGCTGGATAGAAACTACAGAACGTGAATTAACCAGTTATTTGCAAGGCGTAGGTATTGAAAAGACAATTGCCCCCGGTGAATTAGCTTTAAAGCATCAAAAGCTGGCAAAAGCCCGTTCAGCCCGGTCTGGATTGTTTAGCTGGTTATTCTGGCAATGGTTTTCCGGGGATAAAAAGGAGATAGAAACGTTGGCTACCGCTAATGGATTAGACTTGCGCCAGGAAAATCTGGAAATCTTATCGCAAAAGATAGCCAACCGGATAGCAGCGGATGAATTGCTAGGACAGCTAAATGGGATTAGAACCATACACAATCTGTATGAATTATCATTGGTTCAGGAATGGTTTGAGAATCAGAAAAAGGCTATTGAGGCGAAAAAAATGGCCGGGAAAATCCCTTTTTTACAACAACATCCGGCTTTGTTGCAATTGCCATTGGTTGATTTTCAGGCGAAAATATCTGCGCTATATGCCTTAGTTGAAGAAACCGTTCATACAAAGAAACACTGGAAAAATTATCTGAGTGACAGCCAGATCAGCCGTTTACAGGAAAATCAGTCATTAGCCTCTATATTGATTCCAATTTTGCAAAACGATTTTGATAACCTGAGTGAGTTAGATCGCCTCAAAACGGAAATGTTACCAGTAGAACAGGAAATTACCTTTTCCTTATGGAAGTTCGCAGAAAATGAACCGCAGGAAACCGACATAGTCGCCTTATTTGATAATAGCTTACGGATCGCCTGGATCAACCATATTGAAAACAAATTTCCCATTCTAAGGACAGTTTCTACACTCAAACTAGAGCAGACTGAAAAACAGTTGCAGGAAAGTATTCTCAAAAAGATGCAGACCGG from Rhodocytophaga rosea carries:
- the dacB gene encoding D-alanyl-D-alanine carboxypeptidase/D-alanyl-D-alanine endopeptidase, giving the protein MRFPFQRLASYSCMAFVLICACAQTPENDTPSKPPVAVSLSDLQTAVQDLANDPAIKHGQVAFSLKSSKTGKVIYEFNGDKSVIIASNLKLVTTATALAVLGAGYTFKTELQYDGVLGTDGVLKGNIYILGGGDPVLGSDKVKGSLATGPLMEVWADKIKEAGITQVNGAVIGDGDMYNDNVTPGGWVWSDIGNYYGAPVYGLNINDNLYTLYFKPGAKIGDPARILRIVPPMQQLEIINEVTTGKAGSGDNAYIYGAPYTYLRQIQGTIPAGVNEFDIRGSLPDPVTFCAGLLQQKLTQKGIKVSQMAISTRLLRMRKTKINTDRKPIFAHLSPPLSAIVEETNLKSMNLYAEAMAKLLGVNIFKDGTTFSGTEAIVKFWKEKGIHTDGFFMRDGSGLSRTNVIRATTLTDILNWCAKDSIFAPLYNSLPVAGVSGTMKNIGKGTAAAGNIRAKTGTLERVMNYSGYYYNKSGELMSFAIITNDYVSESSAQIRKKIERIMVVMAGLS
- a CDS encoding AAA domain-containing protein; translated protein: MQKILKHYLKRLTNLSSSNKSLLLLTLPAGQFFDLNELDFLNNKPSFELIAQLIAGKESIYLCDGQDSRFDKVNEASTILKKIDRTENFIEEERGARDLYVGYPMIRGKLSDGTLIRCPLLFFPVSLELRQNRWMLLQRTEEEITLNKSFLLAYAYFNNVTISDEWIETGFADFNADSRIFRTQLYELLKQSPLEINFNQDLFTDKLQSFQRFLKADFEAQEKTGELKLFPEAVLGIFPQAGSYLVPDYQILLQQNEVQSLEEFFLTKRQDTTTALPIKEEHTFTPFAIDASQENAIKAIKSGQSMVIQGPPGTGKSQLICNLIADYIARGKKVLLVCQKRVALDVVYDRLKESGLAQFSALVHDFKHDRKAIYEQIVSQIDKIDAYKEQNNSLDAIFLERTFLQESRQIDKLSQELEEFRQALFDAAECGLSVKELYLTSDITEPHLPLDTNYRHFTFENLSDFLQKLGYYQAYARQFETQDYPLKDRIFFINFSYTDLSAIIQAISQVYPFKQKIEQETEKICGKPLSIDQTEALQTQVESLQAFLHLFQNQTQWDVFLQLLSSRNQKAGDASWIETTERELTSYLQGVGIEKTIAPGELALKHQKLAKARSARSGLFSWLFWQWFSGDKKEIETLATANGLDLRQENLEILSQKIANRIAADELLGQLNGIRTIHNLYELSLVQEWFENQKKAIEAKKMAGKIPFLQQHPALLQLPLVDFQAKISALYALVEETVHTKKHWKNYLSDSQISRLQENQSLASILIPILQNDFDNLSELDRLKTEMLPVEQEITFSLWKFAENEPQETDIVALFDNSLRIAWINHIENKFPILRTVSTLKLEQTEKQLQESILKKMQTGQAIALLKAREQTYRDLEYNRLGNLVTYRELKHQTSKKRHIWQMRRLFSAFSAEIFRLIPCWMASPESVSAIFQMEQLFDLVIFDEASQCFAERGIPAIYRGNQIVVTGDSQQLPPGDIYRVRFEDTTEDIPELEVDSLLDLAAQYFPQIQLNGHYRSQSLELIDFSNKHFYKNTLQLLPDRHQINSREPAIRYIKVEGIWQNNTNQIEAQEVVECVHDLASRYPEKSIGIVTFNFMQQQLIQDLLEEQAQSTGKSWPASLFVKNIENVQGDERDIIIFSIGYAPDAKGKLAMQFGSLNMQGGENRLNVAVTRAREQIIMISSILPVQLKTEDTLHKGPKLLKQYLEYAWQVSEGAYIPIPKPVENFRASLLLKDQLPAWSDNLKKELPFADLTVKQQDMYHSLVLTDDDLYFQSLSTKDAHAYTPFLLKKKNWPFVRVYSREYWRDKQKLQEKVVK